One part of the Odontesthes bonariensis isolate fOdoBon6 chromosome 13, fOdoBon6.hap1, whole genome shotgun sequence genome encodes these proteins:
- the syvn1 gene encoding E3 ubiquitin-protein ligase synoviolin, which produces MVRAALVTATSLALTGAVVAHAYLLKHQFYPTVVYLTKSSPSMAVLYIQAFVLVFLLGKFMRKVFFGQLRAAEMEHLIERSWYAVTETCLAFTVFRDDFSPRFVALFTLLLFLKCFHWLAEDRVDFMERSPNISWIFHMRVLSLMGMLGVMDFLFVNHACHSIITRGASVQLVFGFEYAILLTMVLTTFIKYVLHTVDLQSENPWDNKAVYMLYTELFTGFIKVLLYIAFMTIMIKVHTFPLFAIRPMYLAMRQFKKAVTDAIMSRRAIRNMNTLYPDATPEDLQASDNVCIICREEMVTGAKKLPCNHIFHSSCLRSWFQRQQTCPTCRMDVLRASNNNQTQAPAQAPAPAPAPPANPPAAPAPNVAPGMLPGFPPGIFPFWGPFPAVPPPAAAAPTPGAADAPQSSTEAAGTSQPTTSTADTTPAAAPGSAIPGFPFSFPPPPFPTAPWLPMPPPPPFVSSMPPPPPSLSRLSEEELRELEAEGRRGLEARLQCLQNIHTLLDAAMLNIHHYLSTVATLTPPRAEGSTSEASGTNPAASSDAAGADEASGATVSSQPADSTSTSSASDTERKEKTDEGEAEDEDGEPNAAELRRRRLRKLETASPLSPSPPPPDN; this is translated from the exons ATGGTACGAGCAGCCTTAGTGACCGCCACCAGTCTGGCATTGACTGGTGCTGTGGTGGCTCACGCTTACCTACTCAAACACCAGTTCTACCCGACGGTGGTCTACCTCACCAAGAGCAGCCCCAGCATGGCG GTGCTGTACATCCAGGCGTTTGTGCTGGTGTTTCTGCTGGGAAAGTTCATGAGGAAGGTCTTTTTTGGGCAACTAAGGGCTGCTGAAATGGAG CATCTCATCGAGCGCTCCTGGTATGCGGTGACGGAGACGTGCCTGGCTTTCACTGTGTTCAGGGATGATTTCTCTCCTCGCTTTGTGGCCCTCTTTACCCTCCTGCTTTTCCTGAAGTGCTTCCACTGGTTGGCCGAGGACCGGGTGGACTTT ATGGAACGGAGTCCAAACATATCATGGATTTTTCACATGAGAGTTTTAT CTCTCATGGGAATGCTGGGAGTCATGGACTTTTTGTTCGTCAACCATGCCTGTCACAGCATCATTACCCGAGGAGCTTCCGTCCAGCTTGTTTTTGGATTTGAG TACGCCATCCTCCTGACCATGGTACTGACGACCTTCATCAAGTACGTTCTGCACACCGTGGACCTGCAGAGTGAGAATCCCTGGGACAACAAGGCCGTCTACATGCTCTACACTGAGCTCTTCACAG GTTTCATCAAAGTGCTGCTCTACATTGCCTTCATGACCATCATGATAAAGGTCCACACTTTCCCCCTGTTTGCCATCCGCCCCATGTATTTGGCCATGAG GCAGTTTAAGAAAGCAGTGACGGACGCTATAATGTCGCGGAGAGCCATCCGCAACATGAATACACT ATACCCTGATGCTACTCCTGAAGACCTACAGGCCTCAGACAACGTTTGCATCATCTGTCGGGAGGAAATGGTCACTGGAGCCAAGAAACTACCCTGTAATCACATTTTCCACTCCAG CTGCCTGCGCTCCTGGTTCCAGAGGCAGCAGACCTGCCCCACCTGCCGCATGGATGTCCTCAGAGCGTCCAACAACAATCAGACTCAGGCACCGGCTCAGGCTCCGGCCCCTGCCCCAGCACCGCCCGCCAACCCTCCGGCAGCCCCGGCCCCTAATG TGGCCCCGGGCATGTTGCCAGGCTTCCCTCCTGGCATCTTCCCTTTCTGGGGTCCTTTCCCAGCAGTGCCCCCacctgctgcagcagctccaACTCCCGGTGCTGCCGACGCAccacagagcagcacagaggcAGCAG GCACCAGCCAGCCTACGACATCCACCGCAGACACTACACCAGCGGCTGCTCCAGGATCAGCGATCCCAGGCTTCCCCTTCTCTTTCCCCCCTCCTCCCTTCCCCACTGCACCCTGGCTGCCCATGCCTCCACCGCCTCCTTTTG TGTCATCAATGCCTCCTCCCCCTCCGTCTCTGTCTCGGCTGTCGGAAGAAGAGCTGAGGGAGTTGGAGGCGGAAGGGCGGCGGGGCCTCGAGGCCAGACTTCAGTGTCTCCAAAACATCCACACCCTGCTCGACGCTGCCATGCTCAACATCCACCACTACCTCAGCACCGTCGCCACGCTCAC TCCTCCCCGGGCTGAGGGCAGCACTTCAGAAGCCAGCGGGACAAACCCCGCCGCCTCGTCCGACGCAGCTGGCG CTGATGAAGCGAGCGGAGCTACAGTGTCCTCTCAGCCCGCGGACTCCACTTCCACTTCCTCTGCTTCGGATacggaaagaaaagaaaagacggACGAAGGAGAGGCGGAGGACGAGGACGGAGAGCCGAATGCCGCCGAGCTGAGACGCCGCCGCCTTCGCAAGTTAGAGACTGCATCACCGCTGTCGCCGTCACCCCCTCCTCCGGACAACTGA
- the smad5 gene encoding mothers against decapentaplegic homolog 5, with protein MTSMSSLFSFTSPAVKRLLGWKQGDEEEKWAEKAVDALVKKLKKKKGAMEDLEKALSCPGQPSKCVTIPRSLDGRLQVSHRKGLPHVIYCRVWRWPDLQSHHELKPLEVCEYPFGSKQKEVCINPYHYKRVESPVLPPVLVPRHSEFNPQHSLLVQFRNLSHNESHMPLNATFPESFNQPHSGGGSSSGGGGGGGSFISPNSPYPPSPASSGTYPNSPASSGPSSPFQLPADTPPPAYMPPDEQLGQESQSMETSSSLVPQNMPRGDVQPVEYEEPSHWCSIVYYELNNRVGEAYHASSTSVLVDGFTDPSNNKNRFCLGLLSNVNRNSTIENTRRHIGKGVHLYYVGGEVYAECLSDTSIFVQSRNCNYHHGFHPTTVCKIPSGCSLKIFNNQEFAQLLAQSVNHGFEAVYELTKMCTIRMSFVKGWGAEYHRQDVTSTPCWIEVHLHGPLQWLDKVLTQMGSPINPISSVS; from the exons ATGACCTCCATGTCCAGTCTCTTCTCCTTCACAAGCCCGGCAGTCAAACGCCTGCTCGGCTGGAAGCAAGGAGACGAAGAGGAAAAATGGGCAGAGAAGGCAGTGGATGCGCTTGTGaaaaagctgaagaagaagaaaggtgcCATGGAGGACCTGGAGAAAGCCCTGAGCTGTCCTGGACAGCCCAGCAAGTGTGTTACCATTCCAAGATCACTTGACGGTCGCCTACAGGTTTCCCACAGGAAAGGTCTTCCTCATGTTATCTACTGCAGAGTGTGGCGCTGGCCAGACCTGCAGTCCCACCACGAGCTCAAGCCTTTGGAGGTGTGTGAGTACCCATTTGGCTCCAAACAGAAGGAGGTCTGCATCAACCCATATCACTACAAGCGAGTGGAGAGCCCTG TGCTGCCTCCTGTCCTGGTACCCCGACACAGCGAGTTCAACCCACAGCACAGCTTGCTTGTACAGTTCCGCAACCTCAGCCATAACGAGTCCCACATGCCCCTGAACGCCACCTTTCCAGAGTCCTTCAACCAACCACACAGTGGGGGCGGCAGCAGCAGCGGAGGTGGTGGAGGCGGTGGCTCTTTCATATCTCCCAACTCTCCATATCCTCCTTCTCCAGCCAGCAGCGGTACATATCCAAACTCTCCTGCCAGCTCAGGACCCTCCAGTCCATTCCAGCTCCCAG CTGACACCCCACCCCCGGCCTACATGCCCCCCGATGAGCAGCTGGGCCAGGAAAGCCAGTCCATGGAAACGAGCAGCAGCCTGGTGCCACAGAACATGCCCAGAGGAG ATGTTCAGCCAGTGGAGTATGAGGAGCCAAGCCACTGGTGCTCTATTGTCTACTATGAACTTAACAATCGTGTCGGAGAAGCTTACCACGCCTCATCGACCAGCGTGCTGGTGGATGGCTTCACCGATCCCTCAAACAACAAAAACCGCTTCTGCCTGGGACTGCTGTCCAATGTCAACCGCAACTCCACGATCGAGAACACCCGCAGACATATCGGCAAAG GTGTGCACCTGTACTACGTGGGAGGTGAGGTGTATGCAGAGTGCCTCAGCGACACCAGCATTTTTGTCCAGAGTCGTAACTGTAATTACCACCATGGCTTCCATCCCACTACTGTGTGCAAGATCCCAAGTGGCTGCAGCCTGAAGATTTTCAATAACCAGGAATTTGCTCAGCTTCTTGCCCAGTCAGTTAACCATGGTTTTGAGGCTGTGTATGAGCTCACTAAGATGTGTACCATTAGGATGAGCTTTGTTAAG GGCTGGGGAGCAGAGTATCACCGACAGGATGTCACCAGCACCCCCTGCTGGATTGAGGTGCACCTGCATGGGCCTCTCCAGTGGCTAGACAAAGTGCTCACGCAGATGGGTTCACCTATTAACCCCATCTCCTCCGTGTCCTAA